The following are encoded together in the Desulfovibrio sp. TomC genome:
- a CDS encoding DUF6976 family protein: MRQTISSAADVKKMIEAGRKLLLAGDEEVLRQLPKGDWIAGTIPYFISGDQGGMVSRELICTTDITDLVTSIEIIAYDQNSLARVYTEGPKNGFSFIVIPAMSKTHLSFALNAPNYKDFGIRPLIGWIAGVHLSDLGKKTPKVLDGITGDVLEEGALVLQAQLPEGKVAEIGIVNLFEQGDGDILTFTADDFAAKDVMVNGEKRNFAAYIVKNKLDTKLPLVADYYGALVNISFQDVDEVEGLVKFYAPVFSGIRYKHAKPVIDYVKEFNDRLSKECSIESARVAFSCNCILNYLYSELEGKKTDPFTGPVTFGEIAYQLLNQTLVYLEIMDV; the protein is encoded by the coding sequence ATGCGACAGACAATTTCCAGCGCAGCAGACGTCAAGAAGATGATCGAAGCAGGACGCAAGCTTCTCCTGGCCGGCGACGAAGAGGTCCTGCGCCAACTGCCCAAAGGCGATTGGATCGCAGGCACGATCCCTTATTTCATATCCGGAGACCAGGGGGGCATGGTCAGCCGTGAGTTGATTTGTACCACGGATATTACTGATTTGGTCACCTCCATCGAAATCATTGCCTACGACCAGAATAGCTTGGCCCGGGTCTACACAGAAGGCCCAAAAAATGGCTTTAGCTTCATTGTCATCCCAGCAATGAGCAAGACCCATTTGTCCTTCGCTCTCAATGCCCCTAATTATAAAGATTTTGGTATACGCCCCCTGATCGGTTGGATAGCCGGCGTGCATCTCTCCGACCTAGGCAAAAAAACGCCCAAAGTATTAGATGGCATTACTGGCGATGTGCTGGAGGAAGGAGCTCTGGTGCTCCAAGCTCAACTGCCCGAGGGCAAAGTGGCTGAGATCGGCATCGTCAACCTGTTCGAGCAGGGTGACGGTGACATCTTGACCTTCACCGCCGACGACTTTGCCGCCAAGGACGTCATGGTCAACGGTGAAAAGCGTAACTTCGCCGCTTACATCGTCAAGAACAAACTAGACACCAAACTCCCGCTTGTGGCCGACTACTACGGGGCTCTGGTCAATATCAGCTTCCAGGATGTCGACGAAGTAGAAGGCTTAGTGAAGTTTTATGCTCCTGTCTTTTCAGGCATTCGCTACAAACACGCCAAGCCTGTGATTGACTACGTTAAGGAGTTCAATGACCGGCTCAGTAAAGAATGCTCTATCGAATCTGCACGCGTTGCCTTCTCCTGCAACTGTATTCTGAATTACCTTTATTCCGAACTCGAAGGCAAAAAAACCGACCCCTTCACTGGGCCAGTCACCTTTGGTGAAATTGCCTATCAGTTACTAAACCAAACGCTGGTATACTTGGAGATCATGGACGTCTAA